Proteins encoded in a region of the Paenibacillus sp. W2I17 genome:
- a CDS encoding sensor histidine kinase, which yields MNLRMKLALAFLLLIIVPMCALGIGMFLVTSHTIEKKYNQQAEYALQAISYNIENVFQQINNVTDNGIATSVFQMALNAKDPTKQDLGTGNQLSLNASQRNFRSLLYNYPFISYAFLYDLRSSENNQIVSIFTKENFQALPFQQFKVHPLFNEIQQLNGVPKWLAPLEYPELTGVEPVFTQIRLVKELSYFQNIGVLVVQIKKGEIDRIFRHLQISDSAQDTSFLLINEEGLIVYDPAGMYNGENMQNLGAESGSYGPGFSSVRTVFDGKESIISQYHLKNYNWSLVSVTSWEALSAETNAFAGWSVIIILLCLLAAMIFNLFFMNRITGNIAVLVRFMRRVDDGDFNARVEGKGFDEMQLLAQGFNELLDRIGGLFRRVRAEQEQKAQAELRVLQAQIKPHFLFNTLESINGLALRGEGRKVSEMVTRLGNMLRISIQDQEEIPLGEEIRHLQSYLEIQQYRFSDLFTYEIDIPPHLYSSILLKLTLQPLVENSIQHGFEGITYPGVLRISAYAERGHLVLCVEDNGIGIPQEMLARFEYMAEDPPEDMLAEGAESLTSITERRGLGLRSVADRIRIQYGAGYGIFICSAPGYGTVIRCIIPLYEQEEAG from the coding sequence ACGATTGAGAAAAAATACAATCAACAGGCCGAATATGCGCTTCAGGCCATCAGTTACAATATCGAAAATGTATTTCAGCAGATTAACAATGTGACCGACAACGGGATAGCGACCTCGGTTTTCCAAATGGCGTTGAACGCCAAAGATCCGACCAAGCAGGATCTGGGGACCGGTAATCAGTTATCCCTGAATGCCAGCCAGCGCAATTTCCGTTCCCTTCTATATAATTATCCGTTCATCAGTTATGCCTTTTTATACGATTTGCGTTCGTCCGAGAACAACCAGATTGTCTCCATTTTCACCAAAGAAAACTTTCAAGCCCTTCCTTTTCAACAATTCAAAGTGCATCCCTTATTCAACGAAATTCAGCAACTTAATGGCGTGCCCAAATGGCTCGCACCTCTGGAATATCCCGAATTAACCGGGGTAGAGCCTGTCTTCACCCAGATCAGACTGGTCAAAGAACTCAGTTATTTTCAAAATATCGGCGTGCTTGTTGTTCAGATCAAAAAAGGAGAGATCGACCGGATCTTCCGTCACCTGCAAATCAGCGATTCAGCACAGGATACGTCGTTCCTGTTAATTAATGAAGAAGGGCTGATCGTTTATGATCCTGCAGGTATGTATAACGGTGAGAACATGCAAAACCTTGGTGCTGAATCCGGCAGTTACGGTCCCGGCTTTAGCAGTGTCAGAACGGTTTTTGACGGCAAGGAGAGCATCATTTCGCAATATCATCTGAAGAACTATAACTGGAGCCTCGTCAGTGTGACTTCATGGGAAGCTTTATCTGCGGAAACCAATGCCTTTGCCGGTTGGTCTGTCATCATTATTCTGTTATGCCTGCTCGCAGCGATGATCTTTAATCTTTTTTTCATGAATCGCATTACGGGTAACATTGCTGTACTTGTAAGGTTTATGCGTCGTGTGGATGATGGTGATTTTAATGCGAGGGTGGAAGGAAAAGGATTCGATGAAATGCAGCTGCTTGCGCAAGGGTTCAATGAACTATTGGATCGGATCGGGGGATTATTCCGTCGTGTTCGTGCAGAGCAAGAGCAGAAGGCCCAAGCGGAACTGCGTGTACTACAGGCCCAGATCAAACCTCATTTTCTGTTTAACACATTGGAATCCATTAATGGATTAGCGCTGCGAGGGGAGGGCCGCAAAGTAAGCGAGATGGTGACCAGACTTGGCAATATGCTTCGTATCAGCATTCAGGATCAGGAGGAGATTCCGCTGGGTGAGGAAATCAGGCATTTGCAGAGTTATCTGGAGATTCAACAGTACAGATTCAGTGATTTGTTCACCTATGAGATTGACATTCCACCCCATCTATACAGCTCAATTCTGCTTAAGCTTACCCTTCAGCCTCTGGTGGAAAATAGCATTCAACACGGGTTTGAGGGGATCACCTACCCAGGTGTACTGCGGATAAGCGCATATGCGGAACGGGGCCATCTGGTGTTATGTGTTGAGGATAATGGGATCGGTATTCCCCAGGAAATGCTCGCACGATTTGAGTATATGGCAGAAGATCCGCCGGAAGATATGCTCGCGGAAGGGGCGGAATCATTAACGTCCATAACGGAACGCAGGGGATTGGGATTACGAAGTGTGGCAGATCGAATTCGTATTCAATACGGGGCCGGATATGGCATATTTATATGTTCAGCACCGGGGTATGGCACAGTTATTCGATGCATCATTCCATTATATGAGCAGGAGGAAGCCGGATGA